A portion of the uncultured Bacteroides sp. genome contains these proteins:
- a CDS encoding DUF1343 domain-containing protein, translating into MKTIKFILLNTLLLLALTAQAQKIRIKTGIEVLKEQNFKCLEGKRVGLITNPTGVDNNLKSTIDILHEAPNVKLVALYGPEHGVRGDVHAGDKVDNSADPSTGLPVYSLYGKTRKATPEMLKGIDVLIYDIQDIGCRSFTYISTMGLAMEAAAENNIEFVVLDRPNPVGGLKIEGNLVEDGYISFVSQFKIPYLYALTCGELALMLNGENMLSKQCKLNVVKMKGWKRKMNYEDTGLQWIPSSPHIPHPHSAIFYPVSGILGELGYMSIGVGYTIPFQMFAAPWVKAEELAKKLNSLQLPGIIFRPIHLKPFYSVGQGENLQGVQVHIVDFKKAALSDIQFYVMQEVAALYPDKAVFDHADKSRFNMFDKVSGSKDIRERFSKNNRWEDVRDYWYKDVDAFRKLSKKYYLYK; encoded by the coding sequence ATGAAAACGATTAAATTTATCCTACTTAACACACTGCTCTTGTTGGCATTGACTGCTCAAGCGCAAAAGATCAGGATCAAAACCGGAATCGAAGTACTAAAAGAGCAAAACTTTAAATGCCTTGAGGGAAAACGTGTGGGACTCATCACAAATCCCACAGGTGTGGACAATAACCTAAAGTCTACTATCGATATTCTTCACGAAGCCCCCAATGTGAAGCTGGTAGCACTTTACGGCCCTGAACACGGTGTACGCGGAGATGTGCATGCAGGCGATAAAGTGGACAACTCGGCCGATCCTTCAACCGGCCTACCTGTCTACTCACTTTACGGAAAGACTCGTAAAGCAACGCCGGAGATGCTGAAAGGCATTGATGTACTCATCTACGATATTCAAGACATAGGTTGCCGTTCATTTACCTACATCAGTACAATGGGGTTGGCAATGGAAGCTGCCGCTGAGAATAATATTGAATTCGTTGTGCTTGATCGTCCCAATCCGGTAGGAGGTTTAAAGATTGAAGGAAACTTAGTAGAAGATGGTTACATTTCTTTTGTCAGTCAGTTTAAAATTCCATACCTTTACGCCCTCACTTGTGGAGAATTAGCGCTAATGCTAAATGGTGAGAACATGCTAAGCAAACAATGCAAACTGAACGTGGTAAAAATGAAAGGCTGGAAGCGTAAAATGAACTATGAAGACACAGGGTTACAATGGATACCTTCCTCTCCACATATCCCACATCCACACTCCGCAATCTTTTATCCTGTAAGTGGCATTCTCGGTGAGCTAGGTTATATGTCTATCGGAGTAGGTTATACTATTCCTTTTCAAATGTTTGCCGCACCATGGGTAAAGGCCGAGGAATTGGCTAAGAAGTTAAATAGCCTCCAATTGCCAGGCATCATCTTCCGTCCGATACATTTGAAACCATTTTACTCAGTAGGACAAGGAGAAAATTTGCAAGGAGTACAAGTGCATATTGTCGATTTCAAAAAGGCAGCATTAAGCGATATTCAGTTTTACGTCATGCAGGAAGTGGCAGCACTCTATCCTGACAAAGCTGTTTTTGATCATGCAGACAAAAGTCGTTTCAACATGTTCGACAAGGTAAGTGGCAGTAAAGATATACGAGAGCGTTTTAGTAAAAACAATCGTTGGGAAGACGTACGTGATTATTGGTACAAAGATGTGGATGCCTTCCGCAAATTATCTAAAAAGTACTATTTATATAAATAA
- a CDS encoding MFS transporter: MKEKKTNPWAWIPTLYFAQGLPYVAVMTISVIMYKKLGISNTDIALYTSWLYLPWVIKPFWSPFIDLLKTKRWWIVTMQLLVGAGLAGVAFTIPMPNFFQITLAVFWLVAFSSATHDIAADGFYMLALNVKDQAMYVGIRSTFYRIANIAGQGLLIMLAGGLEIWTGNIKYAWSITFFILAGLFLAFTLYHKYILPIPSSDKSVMGENNAKTIFEGFWETFASFFRKKQAGIAILFMLFYRFPEAQLVKLINPFLLDPVDKGGLGLTTSEVGLVYGTIGIVGLTLGGIIGGICAAKGGLRKWLWPMAWSISLTCITFVYLGYFQPQDFIIINLCVFIEQFGYGFGFTAYMLYLIYYSDGEHKTAHYAICTAFMALGMMLPGMAAGWLQEQIGYEKFFIWVMICCAATIAVCAFIKIDPNYGRKEEEKEVIEQK; this comes from the coding sequence ATGAAAGAGAAAAAGACGAACCCGTGGGCATGGATACCGACCCTTTACTTTGCACAAGGATTACCTTATGTAGCAGTGATGACTATCTCGGTAATTATGTACAAGAAGCTGGGTATATCAAATACCGATATTGCTTTATACACTAGCTGGCTTTACCTGCCATGGGTTATCAAGCCTTTCTGGAGTCCATTTATTGATCTGTTAAAGACCAAAAGATGGTGGATAGTTACCATGCAGTTACTAGTAGGCGCAGGTCTAGCAGGAGTTGCTTTTACTATACCGATGCCGAACTTCTTCCAAATAACACTTGCTGTGTTTTGGTTGGTGGCTTTTAGTTCTGCCACGCATGACATTGCTGCTGATGGCTTTTATATGCTCGCTTTGAACGTAAAAGATCAAGCAATGTATGTAGGCATTCGCAGTACCTTTTACCGCATCGCCAACATTGCCGGACAAGGCTTGCTCATTATGCTAGCCGGCGGATTAGAAATATGGACCGGAAATATAAAGTATGCATGGAGCATTACCTTCTTTATTTTGGCCGGTCTCTTTCTTGCCTTTACTCTGTACCACAAGTATATACTTCCCATCCCATCATCGGATAAATCGGTAATGGGAGAAAACAATGCAAAAACCATCTTCGAGGGTTTTTGGGAAACTTTTGCCTCTTTCTTTAGAAAGAAGCAAGCTGGAATCGCAATTCTATTCATGTTGTTCTATCGTTTCCCGGAAGCCCAACTGGTTAAACTTATAAATCCATTCTTGCTCGACCCTGTTGATAAAGGAGGCTTAGGACTGACGACATCCGAAGTGGGATTAGTGTACGGAACCATTGGCATAGTCGGGTTAACCTTAGGCGGTATTATCGGAGGTATCTGTGCAGCCAAAGGAGGACTGAGAAAATGGTTATGGCCGATGGCTTGGAGCATTTCTCTTACCTGCATCACCTTTGTCTATCTAGGTTATTTTCAACCGCAGGACTTCATCATCATCAATTTGTGTGTATTTATCGAACAATTCGGTTACGGATTTGGATTCACAGCCTACATGCTCTACTTGATTTATTATTCTGACGGAGAACATAAAACTGCACATTATGCGATCTGTACAGCCTTTATGGCACTAGGCATGATGCTGCCCGGTATGGCTGCAGGATGGTTACAAGAGCAAATCGGATACGAAAAGTTTTTCATCTGGGTAATGATCTGTTGTGCTGCAACTATCGCCGTATGTGCATTTATTAAGATAGATCCTAACTATGGTAGAAAAGAAGAAGAGAAAGAAGTAATAGAACAAAAATAA
- a CDS encoding SpoIID/LytB domain-containing protein, protein MREPKVEVGILFEPQIEFVLLGTYQLNGEELSGKQTATFNDGKILWKGRLYDELLFVPTNEQTDSFDLIDVTIGINFHWERKEDQRFLGALKIIVEGKKLTGINVIAIEDYLTSVISSEMSATASLELLKAHAVISRSWLLAQIQKTKDIADTHSNYSAYTETKEELIRWYDREDHTRFDVCADDHCQRYQGITRASTEIVKQAIAATRGQVLTSDGKICDARFSKCCGGAFEEFEYCWEDVKYPYLAKQRDSKTITELPDLRQEAEADKWIRTSPEAFCNTQDKKVLSQVLNNYDQETTDFYRWKVSYTQQELSELILKRSGVDYGQILDLIPIERGTSGRLMKLKIVGTKRTLTIGKELEIRRTLSTSHLYSSAFVVDKTEISNNVPGKFTLIGAGWGHGVGLCQIGAAVMGEQGYAYDEILLHYYIGAEIEKLYE, encoded by the coding sequence ATGAGAGAGCCCAAGGTAGAGGTAGGAATCTTATTTGAACCTCAAATAGAGTTTGTATTACTCGGAACTTATCAACTAAATGGTGAAGAGCTCAGTGGTAAGCAAACAGCAACGTTTAACGACGGAAAGATTCTGTGGAAAGGACGTTTGTATGACGAACTTTTATTTGTACCAACCAATGAACAGACAGATTCATTCGATCTAATTGATGTCACTATCGGTATCAATTTCCATTGGGAACGAAAGGAAGATCAGCGTTTTTTGGGAGCTTTGAAGATTATTGTTGAAGGTAAGAAACTCACAGGTATCAATGTTATTGCTATCGAAGACTATCTGACCAGCGTTATCTCTTCAGAGATGAGTGCAACTGCTTCTTTAGAATTGCTCAAAGCGCATGCGGTAATTTCTCGCAGTTGGCTATTGGCTCAAATACAAAAGACCAAAGATATCGCAGACACCCATAGCAACTATTCCGCTTACACTGAGACTAAAGAGGAACTGATTCGTTGGTACGATCGTGAAGATCACACCCGCTTTGATGTCTGTGCCGACGACCATTGTCAACGTTACCAAGGCATCACCCGCGCCTCAACAGAAATAGTAAAACAAGCCATTGCAGCCACTCGCGGACAGGTACTTACTTCGGATGGAAAGATATGCGATGCACGTTTCTCTAAATGTTGCGGTGGTGCATTCGAAGAATTTGAATACTGTTGGGAAGACGTAAAATATCCCTATCTGGCTAAACAACGAGATAGTAAAACGATCACCGAACTCCCGGACTTACGTCAGGAAGCAGAAGCTGATAAATGGATACGTACTTCTCCCGAAGCTTTCTGCAACACACAAGATAAAAAGGTTCTTTCTCAAGTGCTAAACAACTATGACCAGGAAACAACTGATTTCTATCGATGGAAAGTAAGCTATACTCAGCAAGAGCTATCTGAACTTATTTTAAAGCGTTCGGGCGTTGATTATGGCCAAATACTTGATCTGATTCCTATAGAAAGAGGAACTTCCGGAAGATTGATGAAATTAAAGATTGTGGGTACAAAGCGTACGCTCACCATTGGTAAAGAACTTGAAATACGCAGAACGTTGTCGACATCACACCTTTACAGTTCTGCCTTTGTAGTAGATAAAACTGAGATCAGCAACAATGTTCCGGGGAAGTTTACTTTGATCGGTGCCGGTTGGGGACATGGAGTGGGACTCTGCCAGATAGGCGCTGCCGTAATGGGAGAACAAGGATATGCATACGATGAAATATTGCTTCACTATTACATTGGAGCCGAAATAGAGAAACTATACGAATAA
- a CDS encoding DUF4922 domain-containing protein has product MKEAVEKLLSEQLQTWEMAKANYDALATVRVKELDVNGWLYKVQFNPARIVSSAAKVDSKSIQERKCFLCPANLPAVQKGLPFGGHYSILVNPFPIFPKHLTIPETEHVDQRIKVRFGDMLQLAKELEEYILFYNGPKCGASAPDHAHFQAGSKGFLPIEKEWKHKKTGKIASYKDAILWYLNDSVRATLIIESEEKESATFLFNTIYDALELKPEEAEPMMNVLAWYEEGKWVTCIFPRDKHRPSCYFAEGDKNILLSPASVDMGGVFITPLEKDFEKITATDIANILSEVCISSNNFLRLRQLIKERL; this is encoded by the coding sequence ATGAAAGAAGCTGTAGAAAAATTGCTTAGTGAGCAACTCCAAACATGGGAAATGGCAAAAGCTAACTATGATGCTCTGGCAACAGTCAGAGTGAAAGAATTGGATGTAAACGGATGGTTGTATAAAGTGCAATTCAATCCCGCACGCATTGTTTCGTCTGCTGCAAAGGTAGATAGCAAGTCCATTCAGGAAAGAAAATGCTTTCTTTGTCCCGCTAACTTGCCAGCCGTACAGAAAGGACTACCTTTCGGTGGACATTATTCTATATTGGTTAATCCGTTCCCTATCTTTCCGAAGCATCTGACGATCCCTGAAACGGAACATGTAGACCAGCGTATCAAAGTACGTTTTGGAGATATGCTCCAATTAGCAAAGGAACTAGAGGAATACATCCTCTTTTATAATGGTCCGAAATGTGGAGCTTCAGCTCCCGATCACGCACACTTTCAGGCAGGAAGCAAGGGTTTCTTGCCAATTGAAAAAGAGTGGAAGCACAAAAAGACCGGCAAAATAGCCTCTTATAAAGACGCAATCTTGTGGTATCTGAATGATTCAGTGCGAGCCACATTGATCATTGAGAGTGAAGAGAAGGAGTCAGCTACATTCTTATTCAATACTATTTATGATGCGTTAGAATTGAAACCCGAAGAAGCAGAACCGATGATGAATGTCCTTGCCTGGTACGAAGAGGGCAAATGGGTTACATGCATCTTTCCACGGGATAAGCACCGCCCTTCCTGTTACTTTGCCGAAGGAGACAAAAATATCCTTCTTAGTCCGGCATCAGTAGATATGGGTGGAGTCTTTATCACTCCATTAGAGAAAGATTTTGAGAAAATTACCGCTACAGATATAGCAAATATTCTTAGTGAAGTTTGCATCAGCAGCAATAACTTCTTACGACTAAGACAACTTATAAAAGAACGATTATGA
- a CDS encoding glycosyltransferase family A protein produces the protein MKPIINCFIPFAGVAQVQQTVQGLQKTNLVNKIYLLTIEPTDEAISGCEVVTVPALNSTATIRAIAERSEAEYTLFYTKYTTLELGLFALERMIHIAEDSNAGMVYADHYQIVGESKANAPVIAYQFGSLRDDFNFGSVLLYKANALKEAVGRLKANYQFAGLYDLRLKLSQKAPFVHINEYLYSEIENDTRKSGEKIFDYVDPKNRGVQVEMEQACTEHLKEIGGYLAPEFTKIEFNAGNFEYEASVIIPVRNRMRTIEDAIKSVLKQNTTFKFNLIIIDNFSTDGTTEIIDKYAADERLIHIIPTRKDLGIGGCWNVGVHHEKCGKFAVQLDSDDVYKDENTLQTMVNAFYEQNCAMVVGTYMMTDFSMNMIAPGIIDHKEWTPENGRNNALRINGLGAPRAFYTPVLREVNVPNTSYGEDYALGLNFSRHYQIGRVYDVVYLCRRWEDNSDASLDVVKMNGHNTYKDRIRTWELQARIALNKK, from the coding sequence ATGAAACCAATCATCAACTGCTTCATTCCTTTTGCAGGAGTAGCACAAGTTCAGCAAACAGTTCAAGGGTTGCAAAAAACAAACCTGGTGAACAAGATATACTTACTTACTATAGAGCCAACGGATGAAGCAATAAGCGGATGCGAAGTTGTTACAGTACCCGCATTGAACTCAACAGCCACTATACGTGCTATTGCAGAACGTTCAGAAGCTGAGTATACTTTGTTCTATACCAAATACACCACATTAGAGCTCGGACTTTTTGCTCTTGAGAGGATGATTCATATCGCTGAAGATTCAAATGCCGGAATGGTATATGCTGACCATTACCAGATTGTGGGTGAATCAAAAGCGAATGCACCGGTTATCGCTTATCAATTCGGCAGTTTGCGTGATGATTTCAATTTCGGTTCGGTATTGCTTTATAAAGCTAACGCACTGAAAGAAGCAGTCGGAAGACTAAAAGCAAATTATCAGTTTGCCGGGCTATATGATCTTCGCTTGAAGCTTTCTCAAAAAGCACCATTTGTGCATATCAACGAATATCTTTATTCGGAAATAGAAAACGATACGCGCAAAAGTGGAGAAAAGATATTTGACTATGTAGACCCTAAAAACCGTGGGGTGCAAGTTGAGATGGAACAAGCATGCACAGAGCACTTAAAAGAAATTGGCGGTTATCTCGCTCCCGAGTTCACTAAGATAGAGTTCAATGCAGGCAATTTCGAATACGAGGCATCTGTCATCATTCCCGTACGCAACCGTATGCGTACAATCGAGGATGCCATCAAGTCTGTATTGAAACAAAACACAACGTTCAAATTCAACCTGATCATCATCGACAACTTTTCTACTGACGGAACCACCGAAATTATTGATAAGTATGCTGCTGACGAACGATTGATACACATCATCCCCACACGAAAGGACTTGGGCATTGGTGGTTGTTGGAATGTAGGCGTACATCACGAGAAGTGCGGTAAGTTTGCCGTTCAACTAGATAGTGACGACGTTTACAAAGACGAGAATACGCTGCAAACGATGGTTAACGCCTTCTATGAACAGAACTGTGCCATGGTAGTAGGTACTTATATGATGACTGATTTCAGTATGAACATGATTGCCCCCGGCATCATCGATCACAAAGAATGGACTCCCGAGAACGGGCGTAACAATGCATTGCGCATCAACGGACTTGGTGCTCCACGTGCCTTCTACACTCCGGTATTGCGAGAAGTGAACGTACCCAATACCAGTTATGGTGAAGATTATGCGCTGGGCCTCAACTTCTCCCGTCATTACCAGATAGGTCGCGTGTACGATGTTGTTTATCTCTGTCGCCGTTGGGAAGACAATTCGGACGCTTCACTTGATGTGGTAAAGATGAACGGACATAACACCTATAAGGACAGAATACGCACTTGGGAACTCCAGGCACGCATTGCTTTAAACAAGAAATAA
- a CDS encoding PQQ-binding-like beta-propeller repeat protein, whose amino-acid sequence MKKGLIILALLFVALPTLVAQPFRFALVTDIHISKNPTSIEDLQNSVKQINATPNIDFVLVTGDITEEGDRNSLQIAHDILNGLKVKYYIILGNHETKWSESGVTAFSHIFGAERFEFEHNGFLFLGFNSGPLMRMADGHVSPQDITWLKEELSKAGKEKPVILATHYPLQDGDVDNWFDVTDAVRPYNIRAFLGGHYHSNRFLSYDGIPGILNRSNLRAKDSVGGYSVYDVTPDSIIVYEHKIGSEMKKWASLSLQKKYYDEKGASNKYPDFSVNQTFSQVKESWIVRSGVGIYSSPAYADKKVYVGDDKGALTCYELKSGKKLWAFQSGNRIVGTPAVEKGIVVFGSADKNIYGLNAKSGKVIWTVNANEPVLGAVRIENGVAYIGASDHTFRAIEVKTGKVRWAYNQVKGYIETRPLIAGDKVIFGAWDNTLYALDKTDGKELWKWTGGLTRMHFSPAAVWPVAAYGKVFITDPERAMTAIDLETGETVWRTKQSVVRETIALSEDKERVYSKTMNDSIVCFATKEDKPHQLWVSNVGFGYEHAPSMPVEKDGIVFGSTKSGLIFALEPLTGKVLWKHKVGNSLISTVVPISRHQVLFTATGGEIGLLEWIEKK is encoded by the coding sequence ATGAAAAAAGGATTGATCATATTAGCTCTTCTCTTTGTGGCTTTGCCTACACTGGTTGCACAACCTTTTCGGTTTGCGCTGGTCACGGATATCCACATCTCTAAAAACCCAACATCCATAGAAGATTTGCAAAACTCTGTCAAGCAGATTAATGCAACTCCGAATATCGATTTTGTTTTGGTTACCGGAGACATCACAGAGGAAGGTGATCGAAATAGTCTGCAAATAGCGCATGATATCCTTAACGGATTAAAAGTGAAATATTATATTATCTTGGGAAATCACGAAACGAAGTGGAGCGAATCAGGCGTCACTGCATTCAGTCATATCTTTGGTGCTGAGCGATTCGAATTTGAGCACAATGGCTTTTTGTTTCTAGGGTTTAATTCAGGACCTCTCATGCGAATGGCAGACGGGCATGTGTCTCCACAAGATATAACGTGGCTGAAAGAGGAACTAAGCAAAGCAGGAAAAGAGAAACCCGTAATTCTGGCAACACATTATCCGCTACAAGATGGCGACGTGGACAATTGGTTTGATGTAACGGATGCCGTGCGACCATACAATATACGTGCTTTTCTTGGAGGACATTATCACAGCAATCGATTCCTTTCCTATGACGGCATACCGGGTATATTGAATCGTTCCAATCTTAGAGCTAAAGACAGCGTCGGAGGATATTCCGTATACGATGTAACTCCTGATTCCATTATTGTCTATGAACACAAGATTGGTTCCGAGATGAAAAAATGGGCTTCCCTGTCACTCCAGAAGAAGTATTATGATGAAAAAGGTGCAAGCAATAAATATCCTGATTTCTCGGTCAACCAAACCTTCTCTCAAGTAAAAGAATCATGGATTGTTCGTTCCGGAGTCGGCATTTATAGTTCGCCGGCTTATGCAGACAAAAAAGTATATGTAGGAGACGACAAGGGTGCGCTAACTTGCTACGAACTGAAAAGCGGAAAGAAGCTCTGGGCTTTTCAATCAGGTAACCGTATCGTAGGAACTCCGGCCGTAGAGAAAGGGATCGTTGTTTTCGGCTCCGCAGACAAGAATATCTATGGCTTGAACGCAAAAAGTGGTAAAGTGATATGGACAGTAAATGCGAACGAACCTGTACTTGGAGCTGTAAGGATTGAAAACGGAGTAGCTTACATCGGTGCCAGTGATCATACTTTTCGTGCAATAGAGGTGAAAACAGGAAAAGTCCGTTGGGCATATAATCAAGTGAAAGGATACATAGAAACTCGTCCTCTCATCGCAGGGGATAAAGTTATTTTTGGTGCATGGGACAATACGTTGTACGCACTCGATAAGACAGATGGAAAGGAACTATGGAAATGGACAGGCGGACTAACGCGGATGCATTTCTCACCGGCAGCAGTATGGCCGGTTGCAGCATACGGAAAGGTGTTTATAACAGACCCTGAACGTGCTATGACAGCCATCGATTTGGAAACAGGCGAAACGGTATGGCGAACCAAACAATCAGTGGTGCGCGAAACTATTGCCCTATCAGAGGATAAAGAAAGAGTATACAGCAAAACGATGAACGACAGTATCGTCTGTTTTGCAACAAAAGAAGATAAGCCTCATCAGTTATGGGTATCAAATGTCGGTTTTGGCTACGAGCATGCTCCTTCTATGCCTGTAGAGAAAGACGGGATCGTATTTGGAAGCACAAAAAGTGGCCTCATCTTTGCCTTAGAGCCTTTGACAGGAAAAGTCTTGTGGAAACACAAAGTTGGCAATTCACTGATCAGTACAGTTGTTCCAATTAGTCGGCACCAAGTCTTATTTACTGCAACAGGCGGTGAAATCGGGTTATTGGAATGGATCGAAAAGAAATAA